In Oncorhynchus nerka isolate Pitt River linkage group LG26, Oner_Uvic_2.0, whole genome shotgun sequence, one DNA window encodes the following:
- the LOC115125752 gene encoding somatostatin receptor type 5-like isoform X2 yields MGHFLIHLPDLHPHPHLPAMNPQDCTSIPGDFNLSSSRGYSTVTNLFMNESGESAPFQDSSTVITAVISMTVFMVGLLGNTLAIYVVLRYAKMKTVTNMYLLNLALADELYILGLPFLTTQNVLSYWPFGEFLCRVVMTVDSINQFTSTFCLTVMSIDRYLAVVHPIRSVKWRQPKVAKIINGLVWVVSFVVVLPVTIYSDVQDRFNSCNMSWPDPQELWSTVFILYTAILGFFGPLLIICLCYLLIIIKVKSAGARAGLTRRRRSERKVTRMVVIIVVVFVICWLPFFTTNIVNLVFIIPENSVTAGVYFFLVIMTYVNSCANPLLYGFLSDNFKQSFRKVLCLHKANGVGVGDGGDMGSGGGRPISPRLERVETTQQHDPLFTPRIMDVNNGHMQNNQDNDPTHLQAV; encoded by the exons ATGGGCCATTTCCTGATTCATCTCCCtgacctccacccccacccccacctccccGCTATGAATCCCCAAGACTGCACCTCCATCCCTGGGGATTtcaacctctcctcctccaggggcTACTCCACGGTCACCAACCTCTTCATGAATGAGTCCGGCGAGAGCGCTCCCTTCCAGGACAGCAGCACCGTTATCACGGCAGTAATCTCTATGACTGTATTCATGGTGGGCCTCCTGGGCAACACGCTGGCCATCTACGTGGTCCTGCGCTATGCCAAGATGAAGACTGTCACCAACATGTACCTTCTGAACTTAGCCCTGGCAGATGAATTGTACATCTTAGGACTTCCCTTCCTGACCACCCAGAACGTGCTCTCTTATTGGCCGTTCGGGGAGTTTCTGTGCCGCGTGGTCATGACGGTAGACTCCATCAACCAGTTCACCAGCACCTTCTGCCTGACCGTGATGAGCATTGACCGCTACCTGGCCGTGGTGCACCCCATTCGGAGCGTCAAGTGGCGGCAGCCGAAGGTGGCTAAGATCATAAACGGGCTGGTGTGGGTGGTGTCGTTCGTGGTGGTGCTGCCGGTCACCATCTACTCAGATGTTCAGGACCGCTTCAACTCGTGCAACATGAGCTGGCCCGATCCCCAGGAGCTGTGGTCAACGGTCTTCATCCTCTACACGGCCATCTTGGGCTTCTTCGGCCCCCTGCTGATCATCTGCCTCTGCTACCTGCTCATCATCATCAAG GTGAAGTCTGCCGGGGCCAGGGCGGGCCTGACCAGGCGGCGCCGCTCCGAACGCAAAGTCACCCGCATGGTGGTCATCATCGTGGTGGTCTTCGTCATCTGCTGGCTGCCCTTCTTCACCACCAACATAGTCAACCTCGTCTTCATCATACCAGAGAACAGTGTCACCGCCGGCGTCTACTTCTTCCTGGTCATCATGACCTACGTCAACTCCTGTGCCAACCCGCTCCTCTACGGCTTCCTGTCTGACAACTTCAAGCAGAGCTTCAGGAAGGTCCTGTGTCTCCACAAAGCGAACGGGGTTGGGGTGGGGGACGGAGGAGAcatggggagtggagggggacGTCCCATATCCCCTaggctggagagggtggagaCGACGCAGCAGCATGACCCGCTCTTCACCCCCCGGATCATGGACGTCAACAATGGACACATGCAGAACAACCAA
- the LOC115125752 gene encoding somatostatin receptor type 5-like isoform X1 has protein sequence MGHFLIHLPDLHPHPHLPAMNPQDCTSIPGDFNLSSSRGYSTVTNLFMNESGESAPFQDSSTVITAVISMTVFMVGLLGNTLAIYVVLRYAKMKTVTNMYLLNLALADELYILGLPFLTTQNVLSYWPFGEFLCRVVMTVDSINQFTSTFCLTVMSIDRYLAVVHPIRSVKWRQPKVAKIINGLVWVVSFVVVLPVTIYSDVQDRFNSCNMSWPDPQELWSTVFILYTAILGFFGPLLIICLCYLLIIIKVKSAGARAGLTRRRRSERKVTRMVVIIVVVFVICWLPFFTTNIVNLVFIIPENSVTAGVYFFLVIMTYVNSCANPLLYGFLSDNFKQSFRKVLCLHKANGVGVGDGGDMGSGGGRPISPRLERVETTQQHDPLFTPRIMDVNNGHMQNNQCVQIETCGNMTTELLPLESPVIDQSTL, from the exons ATGGGCCATTTCCTGATTCATCTCCCtgacctccacccccacccccacctccccGCTATGAATCCCCAAGACTGCACCTCCATCCCTGGGGATTtcaacctctcctcctccaggggcTACTCCACGGTCACCAACCTCTTCATGAATGAGTCCGGCGAGAGCGCTCCCTTCCAGGACAGCAGCACCGTTATCACGGCAGTAATCTCTATGACTGTATTCATGGTGGGCCTCCTGGGCAACACGCTGGCCATCTACGTGGTCCTGCGCTATGCCAAGATGAAGACTGTCACCAACATGTACCTTCTGAACTTAGCCCTGGCAGATGAATTGTACATCTTAGGACTTCCCTTCCTGACCACCCAGAACGTGCTCTCTTATTGGCCGTTCGGGGAGTTTCTGTGCCGCGTGGTCATGACGGTAGACTCCATCAACCAGTTCACCAGCACCTTCTGCCTGACCGTGATGAGCATTGACCGCTACCTGGCCGTGGTGCACCCCATTCGGAGCGTCAAGTGGCGGCAGCCGAAGGTGGCTAAGATCATAAACGGGCTGGTGTGGGTGGTGTCGTTCGTGGTGGTGCTGCCGGTCACCATCTACTCAGATGTTCAGGACCGCTTCAACTCGTGCAACATGAGCTGGCCCGATCCCCAGGAGCTGTGGTCAACGGTCTTCATCCTCTACACGGCCATCTTGGGCTTCTTCGGCCCCCTGCTGATCATCTGCCTCTGCTACCTGCTCATCATCATCAAG GTGAAGTCTGCCGGGGCCAGGGCGGGCCTGACCAGGCGGCGCCGCTCCGAACGCAAAGTCACCCGCATGGTGGTCATCATCGTGGTGGTCTTCGTCATCTGCTGGCTGCCCTTCTTCACCACCAACATAGTCAACCTCGTCTTCATCATACCAGAGAACAGTGTCACCGCCGGCGTCTACTTCTTCCTGGTCATCATGACCTACGTCAACTCCTGTGCCAACCCGCTCCTCTACGGCTTCCTGTCTGACAACTTCAAGCAGAGCTTCAGGAAGGTCCTGTGTCTCCACAAAGCGAACGGGGTTGGGGTGGGGGACGGAGGAGAcatggggagtggagggggacGTCCCATATCCCCTaggctggagagggtggagaCGACGCAGCAGCATGACCCGCTCTTCACCCCCCGGATCATGGACGTCAACAATGGACACATGCAGAACAACCAA
- the LOC115125752 gene encoding somatostatin receptor type 5-like isoform X3 translates to MGHFLIHLPDLHPHPHLPAMNPQDCTSIPGDFNLSSSRGYSTVTNLFMNESGESAPFQDSSTVITAVISMTVFMVGLLGNTLAIYVVLRYAKMKTVTNMYLLNLALADELYILGLPFLTTQNVLSYWPFGEFLCRVVMTVDSINQFTSTFCLTVMSIDRYLAVVHPIRSVKWRQPKVAKIINGLVWVVSFVVVLPVTIYSDVQDRFNSCNMSWPDPQELWSTVFILYTAILGFFGPLLIICLCYLLIIIKVKSAGARAGLTRRRRSERKVTRMVVIIVVVFVICWLPFFTTNIVNLVFIIPENSVTAGVYFFLVIMTYVNSCANPLLYGFLSDNFKQSFRKVLCLHKANGVGVGDGGDMGSGGGRPISPRLERVETTQQHDPLFTPRIMDVNNGHMQNNQVVCSN, encoded by the exons ATGGGCCATTTCCTGATTCATCTCCCtgacctccacccccacccccacctccccGCTATGAATCCCCAAGACTGCACCTCCATCCCTGGGGATTtcaacctctcctcctccaggggcTACTCCACGGTCACCAACCTCTTCATGAATGAGTCCGGCGAGAGCGCTCCCTTCCAGGACAGCAGCACCGTTATCACGGCAGTAATCTCTATGACTGTATTCATGGTGGGCCTCCTGGGCAACACGCTGGCCATCTACGTGGTCCTGCGCTATGCCAAGATGAAGACTGTCACCAACATGTACCTTCTGAACTTAGCCCTGGCAGATGAATTGTACATCTTAGGACTTCCCTTCCTGACCACCCAGAACGTGCTCTCTTATTGGCCGTTCGGGGAGTTTCTGTGCCGCGTGGTCATGACGGTAGACTCCATCAACCAGTTCACCAGCACCTTCTGCCTGACCGTGATGAGCATTGACCGCTACCTGGCCGTGGTGCACCCCATTCGGAGCGTCAAGTGGCGGCAGCCGAAGGTGGCTAAGATCATAAACGGGCTGGTGTGGGTGGTGTCGTTCGTGGTGGTGCTGCCGGTCACCATCTACTCAGATGTTCAGGACCGCTTCAACTCGTGCAACATGAGCTGGCCCGATCCCCAGGAGCTGTGGTCAACGGTCTTCATCCTCTACACGGCCATCTTGGGCTTCTTCGGCCCCCTGCTGATCATCTGCCTCTGCTACCTGCTCATCATCATCAAG GTGAAGTCTGCCGGGGCCAGGGCGGGCCTGACCAGGCGGCGCCGCTCCGAACGCAAAGTCACCCGCATGGTGGTCATCATCGTGGTGGTCTTCGTCATCTGCTGGCTGCCCTTCTTCACCACCAACATAGTCAACCTCGTCTTCATCATACCAGAGAACAGTGTCACCGCCGGCGTCTACTTCTTCCTGGTCATCATGACCTACGTCAACTCCTGTGCCAACCCGCTCCTCTACGGCTTCCTGTCTGACAACTTCAAGCAGAGCTTCAGGAAGGTCCTGTGTCTCCACAAAGCGAACGGGGTTGGGGTGGGGGACGGAGGAGAcatggggagtggagggggacGTCCCATATCCCCTaggctggagagggtggagaCGACGCAGCAGCATGACCCGCTCTTCACCCCCCGGATCATGGACGTCAACAATGGACACATGCAGAACAACCAAGTAG